The Actinomyces viscosus genome segment GCTCCTGCACTCCGTGGCCCCCTCGACCTCGCCGGTGGACGCCATGGCCCACCGCGTGTGGATGGTGGCGGACAAGACCGCCAAGGACGGCATTGTGCGCCGCCTCGCCTCCGGGCAGGGGCAGCGCATCCTGTTCACTCGCACCAAGCACCTCGCCCGGCGCCTGGCCCGCAAGCTCGTCCAGGCCGGCATCCCCGCCGTCGAGCTCCAGGGCAACATGAGCCAGAACGCGCGCGAGCGCGCCATGCGGGCCTTCTCCGCCGGGCAGGTCCATGTCATGGTCGCCACCGATATCGCCGCCCGCGGTATCGACGTCTCCGGGGTCGAGCTGGTCGTCCACGTCGACCCGCCCGCCGAGCACAAGGCCTACCTGCACCGGTCCGGTCGCACCGCCCGCGCCGGGGCCGCCGGAACCGTAGTCACCCTCGTGCTGCCCGAGCAGGGCCGTGACGTCCAGGTCCTGCTCAAGAAGGCGCGGATCCGCGCGGATATCGAGCGCATCCGGCCCGACGACGACGCCGTCACGGCCCTCGTGGGGCAGGTCGCCGACGCCGTCGCGCTCGAGGACATGCCCGAGGGCGTGGCCGTCAAGGGCGGCAGCCCCAGCGGGCGGGCATCCACCGGGCGCCCCGGACACGGTCATGGGGAGGCCGGGCGAGGCCGCTCCGGCCGCGGAGGCCGTAGCGGGGGCGGAGGCCGAGGTCGAGGTCGCGGGTCCAAGCGGAGCAGCGGGAGCGGTGGGAGCGGCGTGCGAGGGGGCGGCCACTCCACCGGTCAGCCCGCCGGGCGCGGCGGGCGAGGCGGAAGTGGCGGACGGCGCCACGGGGCCAAGCGGGGCGGTGGACACCCGGCTTAGGCTGCGTCGCGAGATAAGGGCCGAGAGGGAGGCCTCGGAGGCCGACGCCGTCGGGCCGCTCCGCGCTCGCGCCCCTCAGAGCCGCTGGATGGCGGTGCTGGCCGCGCGGGAGCAGACCGGCGGTGCTACGGTCGAGTGGCTGATGATGACCGGGAAAGTGAGTGGAGATCGTGACAGCACACCTTTCGCGGCGTGCCCTGACCGGCGCGATGGCGAGTCTGCTCCTGGCCGGGTGCGCTTCTCGCGGGCCGCAGCAGGCGGCCGTGCACCCCACTCCGCCGTCGCACCTGCGCTCACGAGGGGCGAGTGTTGCCCCGAGCCTGCGGCCGACGTCGGGGGACCTGTCGGTCCCTGCCGCGTTCTCCTACACCGACACCGACGACGAGACCTCAGACTGCATCTTCTACGCGGCCGCCGACGTGCCGGTGGGGCTGGTCGTCTACCTCGACGGCGACGGCCAGCCCTTCCACAGCCAGGGCGGCCAGAGCCGGAGTGCGAGGTCCCGCGGTGGCCTGGCCGGTGCCGGGGGAGTCGTCGAGGCGGCGGGCGCCCGTGGCTACGACGTCGTCTCGGTACGTTCTCCCGGGGACGAGGGGATCTGGTGGCTGGATGACCAGGATGAGAAGGTCCGCTACCTGGAGGAGGCCCTCGAGTACGTGGTGGCCGAGTGCGGGGCCA includes the following:
- a CDS encoding DEAD/DEAH box helicase, producing the protein MAAHRPSASRRFASGKTPAAGEATFASLGVDADLAADLDARGFTAPFPIQAATLPDTLAGRDVLGRGRTGSGKTLAFSLPLVQRLAQQDKARPGHPIGLVLAPTRELALQIAEVIEPLARVVDMDVTTIFGGVSAKPQEKALKAGVDVVVACPGRLLDLMGQGLIELDEVEITVLDEADHMADLGFLPNVRRILRATPQRGQRLLFSATLDNGVDTLVKEFLHDPLLHSVAPSTSPVDAMAHRVWMVADKTAKDGIVRRLASGQGQRILFTRTKHLARRLARKLVQAGIPAVELQGNMSQNARERAMRAFSAGQVHVMVATDIAARGIDVSGVELVVHVDPPAEHKAYLHRSGRTARAGAAGTVVTLVLPEQGRDVQVLLKKARIRADIERIRPDDDAVTALVGQVADAVALEDMPEGVAVKGGSPSGRASTGRPGHGHGEAGRGRSGRGGRSGGGGRGRGRGSKRSSGSGGSGVRGGGHSTGQPAGRGGRGGSGGRRHGAKRGGGHPA
- a CDS encoding alpha/beta hydrolase, with amino-acid sequence MASLLLAGCASRGPQQAAVHPTPPSHLRSRGASVAPSLRPTSGDLSVPAAFSYTDTDDETSDCIFYAAADVPVGLVVYLDGDGQPFHSQGGQSRSARSRGGLAGAGGVVEAAGARGYDVVSVRSPGDEGIWWLDDQDEKVRYLEEALEYVVAECGASTERVWLVGYSGGSEFISQWFFPAYAERMAGGGFLLFGGGEAPESATATFSDDVKGRLFLNWVTGTRDVPGDGVDGFDGIERARNSLSYYRSAGFSHTWSEWPDDDHGSITEKFGRYLGRVLDAAKEGG